In the Ferribacterium limneticum genome, TGCCGATGAAGCGGAAGGTTGCGCCTCCGCTGGTAATCTTGGTCCAGTCGATACCTTGCTGATAGCCATCGTTCAGCGTGACCTCGACAATTGTCGCCTCAATCAGCACCTGGCGGCGGGACGAATTGACGACGCGGTCGACAAACTCCTGAATCCTGTCGTGCTGGCGCTGAGTGGCGCGTACTGTGATGACGCCGGTTTCGGCATTCATGATGACCGAAGCGGCTTCCCGGAAGGTGCTGTGGCGAACGAGTGTAGTGCCGGCAGTCTGACTGGCCGAACTGGGCGATGGATTGCCCTGGAGTGCGTTGGCGATGGCCTGGGCTGCCTTCTTGCCAGTTTGAGGCAGGGCGGCGGCACCGGTTGCCGTCTGTTCGTTGTTTTGCTCGTAGCTGGTTTCGCTCGAGCCTTCCGGCAATACTTTGTCGGTTTCGCGCAGGATGTCCTTGATGTTCTTTTCCAGGGATTCCCAGAACTGATTTTTCGAGGAATTCTCGATGCGTGTGTTGGAAATGTTGCCGCCACTGGCGCCGGTGGCAGCGGCGGCGCTTCCGCCACTAGGTACGCCGGTCGCAATCTGCGTGTTGGCTGATATGGTGCCTGTCACGCTACGCGCCATATTCACGTAATCGACCTTGTAGTGCTTAAGAAAGGGCGAGTCCGGCATCACGGCGAGGTTGGGGCCATCCAGTTCAAAGCGCATGTCGACCTGCTTGGATATGCGGGTCAGCAATTGCGGCAGGGTCTGGTCAATGGCGTTCAGTGTGACGTTGCCGGTGATGCCGGGATGGATGTCGACATTGACCTTGGCGTCGCGGGCCAGCGCGAACAGCAGGTCACGGACCGGCACGTTATTGACGACCACACTATAGGTTTCGGCCTTGCGGGTAGCTTTGGGCTTGGGAAGGGAGAGCGTCTGCTGCACGGGGGCCGGGATGTTGCCGCTGGCAACGGGTGGGGCGTTTTCAGTGTTCAGATGCCCCTTCAGTGGTTCGCGAGGCGTAGGGGCCGCACAGGCGGCTAGCAAGAGGGCGGCGAACGTTGCGCTGATAAAACCGATTTTCATCGGGTTATGCCTTGTCTGAGCAGAGTGGTCACGTATTGATTGGTTTTCACTATGATGCTAGCACGTTAATTGGCCGGGCTGCATGCTTTGCCGCCTGTGGGTAAGGTTAGCGCAACTTGCTGACCTGTCTGGGGAAAGGCTGAACGGCCTTGATCGATTCTGGCAGGGTTTGCATGGCCGAAACTGCTTCCTCCCGACTGTCAAAATCACCAAAAATGACGCCCACCCTGTCGCGTCCGGAGAGGCTGGAGCGATAGACGCGAATGTGTGCCGGTTCGAGTACATTGATCGCCCGGGAAAGAAAACCCTCGACTTCGCCCGTATGGTTGGCATCGGTCGCCAGTAGCTGGATGAAATAGTGATTGCGCGGGGCGTCCTTGATCCACTCGTCATACTGGGCGAGGTGCTGACGGGTCAGGGCGCCAAACCGGATCTTGTCTGGTGTTGCAGTTGCTGTTGAGTTCTCTGCTTCGCCACGGGGCGGTATCGCTTGCAGGCGCTTGCTGCTTTGCGGTGCTTGCGCCTTGGCCTGCGCTGGTGGTGCGCTGTCGTTGGGCGGTATCGGGGGGCGGGAGCCGAGGCCGATGGTCATCGCGATGAGCAGGGCGGCAATGCCGGCGCCGGCTAGTCCCCAGAGTAGCGGCCTGGGGTTGAACGGCGCTTTCGGTTGCAAGGGTGAAAAGCGGGCGTCCTGTTCCGCGATCCTGATCTCCTTGCTGTCTACTTGGTGGCTGCCGCTGGAATAAGCCGCCAGCAGGGCCTTGTCGGCGAGGATGTTGATGCGGCGGGATAGCCCTTCGGAAATCCGGGCAATCATCTGGATCGCCTCGCCCGTAAACGGGTTGGGGCCATGGTAGCCGGCAGCACGCAGGCGAAACTCGATGTAGGCGGCAACGTCGTCCTGCTTGAGCGGCATCAGATTGAAGTGCTGGGTGATGCGCTCGCGCAGTTGCCGCATGTCGGTTGCCAGCAGGCGTTCATCGAGTTCCGGCTGGGCGAAGAGGGCGATTTGCAGCAGCTTGGTCGCCTTCGACTCCAGGTTGGACAGAAGGCGGATTTCTTCCAGCGATTCGGCGGGCATGGCATGTGCCTCGTCGATCAGTAGCACGACGCGCTTGCCTTCGGCGTAACGTGCGATCAGGGCGTCCTGCAGGGCGCGGGTCAGCGAATGCGTGGCCTTGCCGTCGGCTGGAATGCCCAGTTCGTCGGCGATGGCGCCAAGAATTTCCTGGCGGGACAGCGACGGGTTGGCCAGGTAGAGCGTTTCGACGTTTTCCGGCAGTCGTTCGAGCAGCATGCGGCAGAGCATGGTCTTGCCGCTGCCGACTTCGCCGGTGACTTTGACGATGCCTTCGTCCTGAGTGATGGCGTAGATCAGCGCGTCGAGCGTCGGCCCGCGGTTGGCGCCGGTGAAGAAGAAATCGGTGTGGGGCGTGATGCGGAAGGGGGGCTCACGTAGCCCGAAGTGCTCGAGATAAAGGCTCATCGGCGGTTCCAGCCTTCCATGCGGTTGTAGAGTGTGGTGCGGTTGATGCCGAGGCGGCGGGCGGCTTCGCTCATGTTGCCGCCGCTGAGTTCGATGGCCGCCTCGATGTAGCCGCGCTGCCAAAGCTCCAGCGTGGCATCGAGGTTGAGGCGGGATGATTTTTCGAGGTGCTGGCGGGCCGCCTGCTTGACGTCGGCCAGGTCGTTGGCAAGCAGGCTGGCAACGCCAGTAGGCTGTTCCGGGCTTTCGAAATGGTCGAATTCTGCCCTCAACTGGTCGGCGCTGACGGTTTGTCCGGCATAGCGGGTGGTGAGGCGGATGATGATGT is a window encoding:
- a CDS encoding ExeA family protein, with amino-acid sequence MSLYLEHFGLREPPFRITPHTDFFFTGANRGPTLDALIYAITQDEGIVKVTGEVGSGKTMLCRMLLERLPENVETLYLANPSLSRQEILGAIADELGIPADGKATHSLTRALQDALIARYAEGKRVVLLIDEAHAMPAESLEEIRLLSNLESKATKLLQIALFAQPELDERLLATDMRQLRERITQHFNLMPLKQDDVAAYIEFRLRAAGYHGPNPFTGEAIQMIARISEGLSRRINILADKALLAAYSSGSHQVDSKEIRIAEQDARFSPLQPKAPFNPRPLLWGLAGAGIAALLIAMTIGLGSRPPIPPNDSAPPAQAKAQAPQSSKRLQAIPPRGEAENSTATATPDKIRFGALTRQHLAQYDEWIKDAPRNHYFIQLLATDANHTGEVEGFLSRAINVLEPAHIRVYRSSLSGRDRVGVIFGDFDSREEAVSAMQTLPESIKAVQPFPRQVSKLR
- a CDS encoding type II secretion system protein GspD, whose protein sequence is MKIGFISATFAALLLAACAAPTPREPLKGHLNTENAPPVASGNIPAPVQQTLSLPKPKATRKAETYSVVVNNVPVRDLLFALARDAKVNVDIHPGITGNVTLNAIDQTLPQLLTRISKQVDMRFELDGPNLAVMPDSPFLKHYKVDYVNMARSVTGTISANTQIATGVPSGGSAAAATGASGGNISNTRIENSSKNQFWESLEKNIKDILRETDKVLPEGSSETSYEQNNEQTATGAAALPQTGKKAAQAIANALQGNPSPSSASQTAGTTLVRHSTFREAASVIMNAETGVITVRATQRQHDRIQEFVDRVVNSSRRQVLIEATIVEVTLNDGYQQGIDWTKITSGGATFRFIGNTLTAATVKNLEYTGAGGAPSAAITMLNQFGTTKVLSSPRLSVMNNQTALLKVVENIVFFNVKSELAIANTNLVGGTPIRSYTTTPQTVSVGLVMSVTPQISDNDVVTLNVRPTITALGGYVTDPNPDLNGLNKVPQIRTREIESVMRVTSGNTAVLGGLMEDKIDYQNQRVPLIGQIPLIGEVANNRDNLARKTELVIFLRPVVIKDASLEGDYANMRGFLPGDNFFAQPNEAQPFNIVPSR